In Thermorudis peleae, a genomic segment contains:
- a CDS encoding GNAT family N-acetyltransferase — MTALEEAAHPHRIHVAPVTTTTDLEAVYAIRDEVFHREQQLTRFVRDDPDDRFSLNVLAAVDGVPVGTGRVTLFGDEAQIAWVAVRKPYRQLGVGRAIMVFLIDWSRQQGARYVTLNAQTHALEFYRKLGFVPVGRRFFMAHIEHQMMVLTLTNQDETENGVA; from the coding sequence ATGACAGCACTTGAGGAAGCGGCGCACCCCCATCGTATTCATGTTGCTCCTGTAACAACGACAACGGACCTCGAAGCTGTCTATGCAATCCGTGATGAAGTTTTCCATCGTGAACAGCAGTTAACGCGTTTTGTGCGTGACGATCCTGATGATCGATTTAGTCTCAATGTTCTCGCGGCGGTCGATGGGGTCCCGGTTGGAACAGGGCGGGTCACGCTGTTCGGTGATGAGGCACAGATCGCATGGGTGGCAGTACGAAAGCCATATCGCCAGCTAGGGGTTGGCCGTGCAATCATGGTCTTTCTCATCGACTGGAGCCGTCAGCAGGGTGCCCGCTATGTCACGCTGAATGCGCAGACGCATGCGTTGGAGTTCTATCGGAAGCTTGGGTTCGTACCCGTTGGCCGTCGGTTCTTTATGGCCCATATCGAGCATCAGATGATGGTGCTTACCCTTACGAATCAGGATGAGACTGAGAATGGAGTGGCCTAA
- a CDS encoding DEAD/DEAH box helicase produces MEAHREHMHDTINTQEILEQFAVFYPFQFDPFQVEAIEAFLQGDSVMVAAPTGTGKTVVAEFGVYESFRRGSRVMYTTPIKALSNQKFRDLRAIYGNNVGLLTGDVTENPDAMILVMTTEVLRNMMLQTPWELDNVECIIFDEIHYLADPERGTTWEEAIILCPEHIQLICLSATVSNAQEIADWISRTHRPIRLIVHNERAVPLALYYYYDKKLRLVIDHHGHQVADYSHLGGEIRRQIARGGLTLELRREAEEAEPPPWEIVQALAAEDMLPAIYFLFSRRDCEDYAQRLAMMRVRLVRDDATREQIEQTISHFLTRLRPEDQELTQVQTILDLARQGIGFHHAGLLPILKQLVEVLFSQGLMKVVFATDTLALGVNMPARTVVIGRMTKWDGRRRRLLTPNEFQQMAGRAGRRGMDERGNVVVPYSPWISFKDMLAVATGELEPVRSAFTVRYNTVLNLWDPPHGDRVRHLLLESLAQYQAAQRVRQLEDDIVAVGQQIEAVPRGCLLGLDGDELLYEYRNLVASVNALRSRERRLTQERKALELELDERPWTEPGRPLLRRALKTLAPGTPLHTRDYGWTIFLGRGSGSGIALVLTRNHAVAELTEYRQIDYLPSGIEPLPVPEPLQQLGQAYADVRELVPEAELQQLWEMLQQRNLPDLDDALAAHRAALEARYAHQRRRIEEQLHETRSELTTLMRARHQHPCHQCPRRKEHQGYLMTIASLERHRAELERQLSQELANEERRVRELIRGIRKVLEHFDYLHRGYPTAKADTLAEVFDTNGLIICEMIDRDFFRNLDAADTAEVLSWFAFDRDARFANSFVLPSRLVLLRRRLEGLEQEIFELERRNGLFLSTGHSAGFYGAMRAWCHGQTMAQILEQIELSEGDLVMTFNKTLDLMRQVREMLARVMPEHPLRTTLEEAEALVRRDIVEQSLLIGLLPMTEQSNEAN; encoded by the coding sequence ATGGAGGCACACCGAGAACACATGCATGACACAATCAATACCCAGGAAATCCTTGAGCAATTTGCCGTCTTCTACCCCTTCCAGTTCGACCCATTTCAAGTCGAAGCAATTGAAGCATTCTTGCAGGGCGACTCCGTGATGGTCGCTGCCCCGACAGGTACGGGCAAGACCGTTGTTGCGGAATTCGGCGTTTATGAATCATTCCGGCGTGGCAGTCGCGTGATGTACACCACGCCGATTAAAGCCCTCAGTAACCAGAAGTTCCGTGACCTCCGTGCCATCTACGGCAACAATGTTGGCCTGCTCACGGGAGATGTGACAGAAAACCCCGACGCTATGATCTTGGTCATGACGACCGAGGTCTTGCGCAACATGATGCTCCAGACACCATGGGAACTCGACAATGTCGAGTGCATCATCTTCGATGAAATTCACTACCTCGCCGATCCTGAACGCGGCACAACCTGGGAAGAAGCAATCATCCTCTGCCCGGAGCACATTCAGCTCATCTGCCTTTCTGCTACGGTTTCCAATGCGCAAGAGATTGCTGATTGGATCAGCCGCACACACCGGCCAATTCGCCTCATTGTGCACAATGAGCGGGCAGTTCCGCTTGCACTCTACTATTATTACGACAAGAAGCTTCGTCTCGTGATTGACCACCACGGTCATCAGGTGGCTGACTATTCCCACCTTGGAGGCGAAATCCGTCGTCAGATAGCACGTGGCGGGCTCACCCTTGAGCTCCGTCGAGAAGCGGAAGAGGCTGAGCCGCCACCCTGGGAGATTGTCCAAGCACTTGCCGCAGAGGACATGCTGCCAGCCATTTACTTCCTCTTTAGCCGCCGCGACTGCGAAGACTACGCCCAGCGGCTTGCGATGATGCGCGTGCGGCTCGTCCGCGACGACGCAACACGGGAACAGATTGAGCAGACTATCAGCCACTTCCTGACACGATTGCGTCCAGAAGACCAAGAACTTACTCAAGTTCAGACGATTTTGGACCTCGCACGCCAAGGTATTGGCTTTCATCATGCTGGACTCTTGCCAATCTTGAAGCAACTCGTCGAGGTTCTCTTCAGCCAAGGATTAATGAAGGTTGTCTTCGCGACCGACACGCTCGCACTGGGTGTGAACATGCCAGCGCGCACGGTCGTTATCGGCCGGATGACGAAGTGGGATGGGCGTCGTCGCCGGCTCCTCACCCCAAACGAATTTCAGCAGATGGCTGGACGAGCTGGCCGACGCGGCATGGATGAACGCGGCAATGTCGTCGTTCCATATAGCCCCTGGATTAGCTTCAAAGATATGCTGGCAGTCGCAACTGGTGAACTCGAGCCGGTACGCAGCGCCTTTACGGTACGCTACAACACGGTCCTGAACCTCTGGGATCCACCTCATGGGGATCGTGTTCGCCATCTCCTGCTCGAAAGCCTCGCACAGTACCAGGCAGCGCAACGGGTACGTCAGCTGGAAGACGATATTGTGGCGGTTGGGCAACAAATCGAGGCTGTACCACGTGGCTGTTTGCTTGGTCTCGACGGCGATGAATTGCTCTACGAGTACCGTAATCTCGTTGCCTCAGTCAACGCACTGCGCAGCCGTGAGCGACGACTTACCCAAGAACGGAAAGCACTTGAACTCGAACTGGATGAGCGTCCGTGGACCGAGCCTGGCCGGCCGCTCCTCCGTCGTGCACTCAAGACATTAGCTCCCGGAACCCCACTGCACACCCGAGACTATGGTTGGACGATCTTCCTTGGTCGCGGCAGTGGTAGCGGGATCGCCCTTGTGTTAACGCGTAATCACGCGGTTGCCGAATTAACGGAGTATCGCCAGATCGACTATCTCCCAAGCGGCATTGAGCCATTGCCTGTGCCAGAACCATTGCAGCAACTTGGGCAAGCCTATGCTGATGTTCGTGAGCTCGTTCCAGAGGCAGAACTTCAGCAATTGTGGGAGATGCTCCAACAGCGTAATTTGCCCGACCTTGACGATGCCCTTGCAGCACACCGCGCAGCACTGGAAGCTCGATATGCGCACCAACGCAGACGTATCGAGGAGCAACTTCACGAGACGCGTTCTGAGCTCACCACGCTCATGCGTGCACGGCATCAACATCCATGCCATCAGTGCCCGCGTCGGAAGGAACACCAGGGCTATCTTATGACAATCGCAAGCCTTGAGCGGCATCGCGCAGAACTCGAGCGACAGCTTAGCCAAGAGCTCGCGAATGAGGAGCGGCGGGTTCGTGAACTGATTCGCGGGATTCGCAAAGTGCTCGAGCACTTCGATTATCTCCACCGGGGATACCCAACAGCCAAGGCCGACACGCTTGCCGAAGTTTTCGATACGAACGGGCTAATTATCTGCGAAATGATTGATCGTGACTTCTTCCGGAACCTTGACGCGGCTGACACTGCTGAAGTGCTTTCGTGGTTCGCCTTTGATCGCGATGCCCGCTTTGCTAACAGTTTTGTCCTGCCGAGCCGCCTCGTTTTACTCCGCCGGCGTCTTGAAGGACTCGAGCAGGAGATTTTTGAACTCGAGCGCCGGAATGGTCTCTTTCTTTCAACGGGGCATAGTGCGGGCTTCTACGGCGCCATGCGGGCATGGTGCCATGGCCAAACAATGGCGCAGATCCTCGAGCAGATTGAGCTGAGTGAAGGCGACCTGGTTATGACGTTTAACAAGACCCTGGATTTAATGCGCCAAGTCCGTGAGATGCTCGCTCGCGTCATGCCTGAGCATCCACTGCGCACAACGCTGGAAGAGGCTGAAGCACTTGTCCGGCGTGATATCGTGGAACAATCACTGCTCATTGGGTTGCTGCCAATGACCGAGCAATCAAATGAAGCGAATTAA
- the argH gene encoding argininosuccinate lyase: MERGSTKLWGGRFHASTDALVDQLNASLPFDQRLAVHDILGSVAHVAMLARRGIVSRDDALAIVDGLRQVLAEIEAGTFEFRLADEDIHLSVERRLHELLGPVAGRLHTARSRNDQVALDFRLWIRDAILALGRGLADVCEALLDLAERERETIVPGYTHLQRAQPILLSHHFHAYVVMLLRDADRLRELYARVNRSPLGAGALAGVTYPIDREYVATLLAMDGICENSLDAVADRDFAVEFLADLSIILVHLSRLADELVLWSTAEFGFIEFADAFATGSSIMPQKKNPDVAELIRAKTGRVFGHLQSMLTVLKGLPLAYNKDLQEDKEGVFDAVDTVQLILAVLPPALRTLTINRERMAQAAEESFTVATDLADHLVRCGIPFREAHAIVGRLVAYCIEHGKTFATLEPGEWAQFHPVLVTSRPPLTARDAVLAREIPGGTGPSHVAAALARAREHVQTWRAWLAEQQARIETAFHRLRTGALV; encoded by the coding sequence ATGGAACGCGGTTCAACAAAGCTCTGGGGTGGGCGCTTTCACGCCTCAACTGATGCACTGGTTGATCAGCTTAATGCGTCCTTGCCGTTTGATCAGCGTCTTGCGGTGCACGATATTCTCGGTTCGGTTGCTCATGTTGCCATGCTCGCACGGCGGGGCATTGTCTCCCGTGACGATGCGCTTGCTATTGTGGATGGCCTTCGGCAGGTCTTAGCAGAAATTGAGGCGGGAACGTTTGAGTTTCGGCTTGCCGATGAGGATATTCACCTGAGCGTTGAACGGCGTCTGCATGAACTCCTCGGTCCAGTCGCTGGTCGGCTGCACACTGCGAGGAGTCGGAACGATCAAGTGGCGCTCGATTTTCGTCTGTGGATCCGCGACGCGATCCTGGCGCTTGGGCGCGGGCTTGCCGATGTCTGTGAGGCGCTTCTTGACCTTGCAGAGCGCGAGCGCGAGACGATTGTTCCGGGCTATACCCATCTCCAGCGTGCCCAGCCGATTCTCCTGAGCCATCACTTCCATGCTTACGTCGTAATGTTGCTACGGGATGCAGATCGTCTTCGGGAGTTGTATGCGCGGGTCAATCGCTCTCCTCTCGGTGCTGGGGCTCTTGCGGGTGTAACGTATCCTATCGATCGTGAGTATGTTGCAACCCTCTTGGCGATGGATGGTATTTGCGAGAACAGCCTCGATGCCGTCGCTGACCGTGATTTCGCCGTTGAGTTCTTAGCTGATCTCAGCATAATCCTCGTCCACCTCTCCCGGCTTGCCGATGAACTTGTGCTCTGGTCGACGGCTGAGTTCGGCTTCATCGAGTTTGCTGATGCCTTTGCAACCGGCAGCAGTATCATGCCCCAGAAAAAGAATCCGGATGTCGCTGAGCTGATTCGCGCAAAGACCGGCCGGGTTTTTGGCCATCTTCAATCAATGCTCACCGTGCTGAAGGGCTTACCACTGGCCTATAACAAGGATCTACAAGAAGACAAAGAAGGTGTCTTTGATGCCGTTGACACTGTTCAGCTTATTCTCGCTGTCCTCCCCCCTGCGCTTCGGACACTGACGATCAACCGTGAACGTATGGCTCAAGCCGCTGAGGAGAGCTTTACTGTAGCGACCGACTTGGCTGACCACCTTGTCCGTTGTGGCATTCCGTTCCGTGAGGCCCATGCCATTGTTGGGCGACTTGTTGCGTATTGCATTGAACATGGGAAAACCTTCGCGACGCTTGAACCGGGTGAATGGGCGCAGTTCCATCCCGTGCTCGTAACGTCTCGTCCTCCCCTGACGGCGCGAGACGCGGTTCTGGCTCGCGAAATTCCTGGGGGCACTGGCCCATCACATGTCGCGGCGGCCCTTGCCCGTGCCCGTGAGCACGTGCAAACGTGGCGGGCATGGCTTGCTGAACAGCAGGCACGGATAGAAACAGCCTTTCATCGCCTTCGAACAGGAGCGCTGGTATGA
- the thiL gene encoding thiamine-phosphate kinase — protein MSLGGRPLRDIGEFALLEQIARVAERPQPSLRLKLGIGDDAAVWEPRPHRWLVVSSDTLVERVHFRLDWTDWESLGHKALAVNLSDLAAMGARPWLALVALGLRGSERDQEIMAFYRGMRRLADRFRVEIVGGDLSSSPQAVTITVTVIGDGPNDPQGLLTRSAAQPGDWIGVTGPLGLAAAGLRVYERDLRLLDGSPVMQEAYNRPCPRVREGLLLRRCGVRAAMDISDGLFGDLPKMCQQSHVSAVVDLFAIPIPNAVKWAFDDWQDVALRTGEDYELLFTAPPPIFERVCTVFARAGLRPPYRIGEVIPCGEEEPQLFVRNVLGRVEPVIARGYSHFSSA, from the coding sequence ATGTCGTTAGGCGGGCGCCCGTTACGTGACATTGGGGAATTCGCACTTCTTGAACAGATTGCCCGGGTTGCTGAACGTCCTCAGCCGTCCTTGCGACTCAAGCTTGGTATTGGCGACGATGCAGCTGTGTGGGAGCCGCGACCACATCGATGGCTAGTTGTCTCTTCTGATACGCTTGTGGAACGTGTCCACTTTCGTTTGGACTGGACTGACTGGGAATCCCTTGGGCATAAGGCGCTCGCTGTGAATCTCAGTGATCTTGCTGCGATGGGAGCGCGCCCCTGGTTGGCGCTTGTTGCGCTTGGGCTGCGTGGCAGTGAACGCGATCAGGAGATCATGGCGTTTTACCGCGGGATGCGCCGCCTTGCTGACCGTTTTCGTGTTGAGATTGTTGGGGGTGATCTCTCGTCGTCACCTCAGGCTGTTACCATCACGGTGACAGTCATTGGTGATGGCCCGAATGATCCGCAAGGACTGCTAACGCGCAGTGCTGCTCAGCCGGGTGACTGGATCGGCGTCACCGGTCCGCTTGGCTTAGCTGCCGCTGGCTTGCGGGTTTATGAGCGCGATTTACGCCTGCTCGATGGTTCGCCGGTCATGCAAGAGGCGTATAACCGTCCCTGTCCCCGAGTGCGCGAAGGGTTACTCTTGCGCCGGTGTGGTGTCCGTGCGGCTATGGATATCAGCGACGGCTTGTTTGGCGATTTGCCTAAGATGTGCCAGCAAAGCCATGTGTCGGCTGTTGTTGATCTCTTCGCGATTCCAATTCCGAACGCGGTGAAGTGGGCATTCGATGACTGGCAGGACGTCGCGCTGCGCACTGGTGAGGACTATGAATTGCTCTTTACTGCTCCGCCGCCAATCTTTGAGCGCGTCTGCACGGTTTTTGCTCGGGCTGGCTTGCGGCCGCCGTATCGTATTGGTGAAGTGATCCCGTGTGGTGAAGAAGAACCGCAGCTGTTCGTTCGTAACGTCCTCGGCCGTGTTGAACCGGTGATTGCTCGCGGGTACAGCCACTTCTCGTCAGCCTGA
- the lipA gene encoding lipoyl synthase produces MARVIQPILLQRKPEWFKINRQYGEDYLDLKRIVHGRALHTVCEEARCPNIYECWNQRTATLMILGDHCTRACRFCNVKWARSSTLDPDEPRRVAEAVEAMGLHFAVITSVDRDDLPDGGAHIFAETIRQIRQRIPDCGIEVLIPDFQGNWDALREVVEAGPDVIAHNIETVPRLYRRVQPWDNYEVSLELFRQVKRMNPAIITKSGLIVGMGETKEELVEVMRDLRACDVGILTIGQYLPPTPRHYPLDRYYTLEEFAELRDIGYQLGFGHVESGPLVRSSYRAAEQVESYRARMAQSSAGAVR; encoded by the coding sequence ATGGCGCGCGTGATTCAGCCGATTCTTCTGCAGCGTAAGCCCGAGTGGTTCAAGATCAATCGGCAGTATGGAGAGGATTATCTGGATCTCAAGCGGATTGTCCATGGACGCGCACTCCATACAGTCTGTGAGGAAGCGCGTTGTCCGAATATCTATGAGTGCTGGAATCAGCGGACCGCAACGCTCATGATCCTCGGTGATCACTGTACGCGTGCCTGTCGATTCTGCAATGTCAAGTGGGCACGCAGCAGCACGCTTGACCCAGACGAACCGCGGCGCGTTGCAGAGGCTGTCGAAGCAATGGGTTTGCATTTCGCGGTTATTACCTCGGTTGACCGCGATGACCTTCCTGATGGCGGAGCGCATATCTTCGCCGAGACCATTCGGCAGATTCGTCAACGCATTCCCGACTGTGGTATTGAAGTGCTCATCCCTGACTTCCAAGGTAACTGGGATGCGCTGCGCGAGGTTGTTGAGGCCGGTCCGGATGTCATTGCACACAATATTGAGACTGTTCCGCGGCTCTATCGTCGTGTCCAGCCGTGGGATAACTATGAGGTTAGCCTCGAACTGTTCCGTCAGGTAAAGCGCATGAATCCTGCCATCATCACCAAGTCTGGATTGATCGTTGGCATGGGTGAGACAAAAGAGGAACTCGTTGAGGTTATGCGTGATCTCCGAGCATGCGATGTTGGCATCTTGACGATTGGTCAGTATCTTCCACCGACACCGCGGCATTATCCGCTTGATCGTTACTACACCCTTGAGGAATTCGCTGAGTTGCGTGATATCGGCTATCAGCTCGGTTTCGGTCACGTTGAATCAGGGCCGCTTGTCCGTTCGTCGTATCGAGCAGCCGAGCAGGTCGAGTCGTATCGCGCTCGAATGGCGCAGTCGTCAGCTGGAGCCGTACGTTAG
- a CDS encoding carboxymuconolactone decarboxylase family protein, with product MADKGRNIPPVTPAEANVTVQQAFERIARTFGSGTVPAIYQSVAQNPTVLDALVTFRGQVMDTGELDAVLKEWLAWAAVILTHNAFGVRIHTARLRRLGVTDAQLVEALGVLGFFSAMGTVAHGIGLTAEDALPPEQ from the coding sequence ATGGCAGACAAGGGGCGCAACATCCCGCCGGTTACACCTGCGGAGGCCAACGTAACGGTACAACAAGCGTTTGAGCGGATTGCCAGAACTTTTGGTTCCGGCACCGTTCCTGCTATCTATCAATCCGTTGCTCAGAATCCGACCGTGTTGGATGCACTTGTCACGTTTCGCGGACAAGTGATGGACACCGGCGAGCTTGATGCAGTACTCAAAGAGTGGCTAGCCTGGGCTGCAGTGATCTTGACGCATAACGCCTTCGGCGTCCGGATTCATACTGCTCGTCTCCGCCGTCTTGGAGTAACCGATGCGCAACTAGTGGAAGCTCTTGGTGTGTTAGGGTTTTTCAGCGCGATGGGGACGGTTGCCCACGGCATCGGCCTGACGGCGGAAGATGCTTTGCCTCCAGAGCAGTGA
- a CDS encoding DUF1385 domain-containing protein: MAEQWAYGGQAVLEGVMMRGRRGMAVAVRLPSDTIAVWYEPIALSHWQLRVRRLPLVRGVFVLWDTLVLGIRALVFSAQALARAELGQGAAETSSQGENIRPWLWGTVAISLAFSLALFFLLPLGLVSLVDRWISSALVSNLIEGIIRLGILLLYLVLIARTPDVRRVFRYHGAEHKTIHAYEAHVPLEPDNVRPFSLLHPRCGTGFLLIVMLIAVLVFALLGRPPLFWRVVSRIALVPVIAALAYEFIKWTASQYHHRVVRWLTWPSMALQRLTTAEPDRSMLEVAIAALETVLYYDGQQSFAPVLHHVVLVDALGVPLEEKVADAASVSAQRG; encoded by the coding sequence GCCGTGCTAGAAGGGGTCATGATGCGCGGCCGGCGAGGCATGGCAGTGGCGGTTCGACTGCCTTCTGACACGATTGCTGTCTGGTATGAGCCAATTGCGCTCAGCCACTGGCAGTTGCGTGTGCGGCGCTTGCCGTTGGTACGTGGCGTCTTTGTGCTGTGGGATACGCTTGTCCTTGGCATTCGAGCCCTTGTCTTCTCGGCCCAGGCTCTTGCCCGTGCTGAGCTTGGTCAGGGTGCTGCCGAGACAAGCAGTCAAGGAGAGAATATTCGCCCCTGGCTATGGGGTACTGTTGCTATCTCACTGGCATTTTCGCTTGCGCTCTTCTTCCTCCTGCCGCTTGGGTTGGTCAGCCTGGTTGACCGCTGGATTTCCAGTGCGCTCGTAAGTAACCTCATCGAGGGAATAATCCGACTTGGCATTTTGCTGCTCTACCTTGTGCTTATTGCGCGCACCCCTGACGTTCGTCGCGTCTTTCGCTATCACGGTGCGGAACATAAAACAATCCATGCCTATGAAGCACACGTGCCACTTGAGCCGGACAACGTGCGACCGTTCAGCCTGTTACATCCGCGCTGCGGAACGGGCTTTTTGTTAATTGTGATGCTGATTGCCGTGCTAGTCTTTGCTCTCCTTGGCCGCCCCCCATTATTCTGGCGTGTTGTATCTCGGATTGCCCTCGTTCCGGTGATTGCCGCTCTCGCGTATGAGTTCATTAAGTGGACAGCATCGCAGTACCATCACCGGGTTGTGCGCTGGTTGACCTGGCCAAGCATGGCGTTGCAGCGCTTGACGACCGCTGAGCCAGATCGTTCAATGCTTGAAGTTGCAATTGCGGCACTGGAGACTGTGCTGTATTACGATGGCCAACAGTCTTTCGCCCCTGTCCTGCATCACGTCGTTCTGGTCGATGCTCTTGGTGTGCCGCTTGAGGAGAAAGTCGCGGATGCGGCATCGGTTTCCGCACAACGCGGCTAA
- a CDS encoding glycosyltransferase family 4 protein gives MRVGLLGHLLSFRPGYRQAGVSRYIEALVRTLPHVDPTLQLVLYTSADTWRRAPQNFSDHVTVRVTPLPTHTPPVRIVWEQAVAPLQTRRDHVDILHAPVNVLPLLSPQPSVVTVHDLAFLIEPATYPAIKRSYLTIFTALSVHQATRVIAVSEQTRQALLARFRLHPSRVVVVPNGVDSRFQPVRDPVALAALRERFALPEHFFLYVGTLQPRKNLVRLIKAFAQIATKLGWPLVLVGARGWQDSEIFQHLQALGLHSAVRAVGYVPAEELPLWYSAATVFVYPSIYEGFGLPVLEAMACGTPVLTSAGTAMAEVAGDAAYLVDPYDIEAIAQGLWQLATAPSLRADLAARGIVRAAQFTWERTARETFGVYQAALCAWNKCVRQRSGEERHACR, from the coding sequence GTGCGGGTAGGCTTGCTCGGCCATCTGCTGAGCTTTCGCCCCGGATATCGCCAGGCGGGAGTGAGCCGCTATATTGAGGCTCTTGTGCGAACCCTCCCGCACGTTGACCCTACGCTGCAGCTGGTGCTCTACACCAGTGCTGACACATGGCGACGTGCTCCGCAGAACTTTTCTGATCATGTGACAGTACGGGTAACACCATTGCCCACTCATACGCCGCCGGTCCGGATTGTATGGGAGCAAGCTGTTGCGCCGCTACAGACACGCCGAGACCACGTCGATATCCTTCATGCTCCGGTTAACGTTCTGCCGCTGCTTAGTCCACAGCCATCAGTGGTGACTGTGCATGATCTCGCATTCTTGATTGAACCGGCGACGTATCCTGCCATCAAACGCTCCTATCTGACGATCTTTACTGCTCTTTCCGTGCACCAGGCTACCCGGGTGATTGCTGTTTCTGAGCAGACACGCCAGGCATTGCTCGCGCGTTTTCGGCTGCATCCGAGCCGCGTCGTTGTTGTGCCGAATGGCGTAGATTCGCGTTTTCAGCCTGTTCGTGATCCTGTGGCGCTGGCTGCCTTGCGTGAGCGTTTTGCGCTGCCCGAGCACTTCTTCCTCTATGTTGGCACATTGCAACCACGCAAAAATCTTGTTCGCCTCATCAAGGCTTTTGCGCAGATCGCTACCAAGCTTGGCTGGCCTCTTGTCCTTGTTGGAGCGCGCGGATGGCAGGACTCGGAAATCTTTCAACACCTGCAAGCGTTAGGGTTGCATTCGGCAGTTCGCGCTGTTGGCTATGTGCCAGCGGAAGAGTTGCCGCTGTGGTATAGTGCCGCAACGGTCTTTGTCTATCCCTCAATCTATGAAGGCTTTGGGTTGCCAGTACTTGAGGCAATGGCATGTGGCACGCCAGTCCTAACATCAGCTGGGACGGCCATGGCTGAAGTTGCGGGTGATGCTGCGTATCTCGTTGATCCGTATGATATCGAGGCAATCGCGCAAGGGCTGTGGCAGTTAGCGACGGCCCCGTCACTACGTGCCGATCTCGCTGCTCGAGGTATCGTACGGGCCGCCCAGTTTACCTGGGAACGGACGGCACGCGAGACCTTTGGTGTCTATCAGGCTGCGCTATGTGCGTGGAACAAGTGCGTGCGACAGAGATCAGGGGAGGAGCGACACGCATGTCGTTAG
- the lipB gene encoding lipoyl(octanoyl) transferase LipB, producing MRQASMQSDVTPITVVHLGHMPYLPCWQLQRALAAARRRGDVSDLLLLVEHPPTYTIGKGGSWDNLLLDAQALQRLGAVCVTVDRGGDITFHGPGQLVLYFIMALGPEERRVRRFVERLERVVIETIAAFGITGHIDPAYPGVWVGDAKIAALGIAVHHGVTYHGTALNVDPDLRYFTYMIPCGIRGRGVTSLARELGRSVQFAEVLPPLLSAVEHVFERPVSVGPNRDQFLASWAQLLMNAA from the coding sequence ATGCGACAAGCAAGCATGCAGAGCGACGTCACACCGATTACCGTTGTTCACCTCGGACACATGCCGTATCTCCCATGCTGGCAACTGCAACGTGCGCTTGCTGCGGCGCGACGTCGTGGGGACGTGTCTGACCTGCTCTTACTCGTGGAACATCCTCCCACGTATACCATCGGCAAAGGTGGAAGTTGGGACAATCTCCTGCTCGATGCGCAGGCCCTTCAACGGCTCGGGGCTGTTTGTGTCACCGTTGATCGTGGTGGCGATATTACGTTTCACGGGCCGGGGCAACTTGTTCTGTACTTCATCATGGCACTCGGTCCCGAGGAACGACGCGTTCGGCGCTTTGTTGAGCGTCTTGAGCGCGTGGTGATTGAGACGATCGCTGCCTTTGGCATTACGGGCCATATTGACCCAGCATATCCTGGCGTTTGGGTTGGTGATGCCAAGATTGCCGCGCTTGGTATTGCGGTGCATCATGGGGTAACCTATCACGGCACGGCACTCAATGTGGATCCGGATTTGCGCTACTTTACCTACATGATTCCCTGTGGCATTCGAGGTCGCGGCGTGACTTCACTCGCTCGTGAGCTTGGCCGGTCCGTGCAGTTCGCTGAAGTGCTCCCACCACTGTTGTCAGCGGTTGAGCACGTCTTTGAACGGCCAGTGAGCGTGGGGCCAAATCGCGACCAATTTCTTGCTTCCTGGGCTCAGTTGCTTATGAATGCTGCTTAA